A stretch of DNA from Hippoglossus stenolepis isolate QCI-W04-F060 chromosome 16, HSTE1.2, whole genome shotgun sequence:
ctatctatctatctatcgtgACTTTTTTATTACCACCTTTATTAaccaataataacaataacaaaatgtgtgtattttgttaatttgggtcagttttaatgttttatcatCGAGGGGAGTTTGAGTTCTGCCACCTTGGTGATATAACATCAGAATTTTCCCTCTCCTATCTTTGATTATTGACGTCTTTGGTGATGCTCCATATACCTGCATGTTTTCAGACTGATTTCTTGGTCATTTGACAGATCATTGCATGCACTCTAATGGGCAGGTAGgtaagggggaggggggggcagcgtGAGACTATGAATAGCTGGAAGCGAGCGAGACCCCTCTCTGGCATGTGTCCAAGAGTGGGCCTAACAACGAGCCGCGACGAATAAACATTTTCCACACGCTGAGGTCCTGGTTTCTTCTGCCGAGGAAGTGGCTGTGGAGAGGAGCGGGTGGAGGTTGAAGGAGGGTCACCGTGGCTCAGGGACGCCCCTGCACCCCCACCACACCATATAAGACACTGTGAAACCCGAGAGCTGCGTTTAAAAGTCTCTTCCTCAAGCTGTGAACATTCAAATACTCTCACTTCAATTTGTGTAGACACGCGCTCTAAGCTgctcccccccacccacccccgtTTAGAGACCAGTAGTGCAGGGAGGTGATGAATAATAATTCACAATGGCATTCAGAGCTGGGATCAACTCATAACACTGAGAAATTCCTCCATCATTTGCTGCTGGGAAAATGTACACAGTGTCGGACTATGACACAATAACAAAGAAACCGTTAACGTGCTGTAAAGCAGCTTGAATCAAAGCATTAtcttttcaataaataaatttgaattttacattttgaaacaaaGCAAGCTGCAGGGTTTTTATGCATTTCTTCAGGGCACCAATGTTGCTTTAAAAGTGAAGATGGGTGAGTCACTGTGCTGTCTTCAACATTCAATCAATAATAAAGCTGAATATGCAGTTATGCATTAGAATGGATGCAAATTGCAGCGGGGGAGCCGAAAGGTCATATACCTCAAGGGGTTCGACTTGTGTTGAGAAACAAAAAACCAAAGGATGGCAGCTCTGCTATTTCCTCTGCTACATTGGCAGCATCTCAGTCCAAGTCGTCTTCCAAAGGTTTTGTGAGTCGGTTAAAAGCAGCTCTGCCCATCTTAGACGTCTGTCTGGGGGACAGCTGGTGAGACAATCACAATGTTACAGCCCCACTGGCACCTACGCTCTGTCACACGATGATGAAAGATAGTGTTGCTCATTATAAAATGTTGAATTCATTAATTAAGTTCCTCTAACCGTATAGTCATCGGTAACAAGAACTTAGGAAGGTGTGTGTTGCAGCACGTGGTCATACCCTCAGTGTTGTAAATAGCCGCGTTTCTCGTAACCATGTGACTTTTTTGAGGCATCTGAAGGGAGAGGTGACATTTACACGCTTTGCCCCCTCGGCTGGTCATGACTGCACTGCCACAGGTAACCTCAGTGGGGGGGTTTTATTGGTGTATCTGGTCGTGATGCAAAGGGCAGGCATGAAGTGTCAAATGAGGAAGGTCAATGGGGAACACAAGAAGGGACATGGGCGAAAGGAGCACTTGAAGAAAAGGAATCTAGGAATCTCCAATATATTATGAAACTGAAAGTGTTTTGGAAATCAATATTACATTGCGCCATTAGATATGACGTGAGCAGACGAATCAACAACACGTACAAGCATGAAAACATGTGCTGTCCCTTTTGgatgttgtttatttatctctctCGTCAATAGCATCAAAACAACTGGATTCAAAGAAAACTGACTTTTGCAAAAGCCCAAAATAAGTTTTGGCTCAAAGCCTCCaacaaacattaatttgaaACATAGTCTCCTCCCAGCAATTTGTTGCTCTGATATACTCATAGTTGTTTAGATGTTGATGTGGTACGATTTCTCAAGCAAGACGCAAGGAGAAACAATTTTGTCAACAGATTTTATGATCTAGGGGTGGGGGCAGTGTCAGTGGACAAGGGCCTGCACAGTGGGAGGAGCTGCACAAGGGCCACTCATTTCTAGGCTGTAGTCACTGGATATTAGGCCCCAAAATAGCCCCACAGAAGGTATATAGGGGTCCTGTCCAACTCGCCCGGTCAGACGACGGTCCTGcgcagcagcaaacacactgtGCAAACAAACCATTTCAAAGTCAGATGGGAGAAATTCACAGCAGACAAGAAAAAGAGGACAACACGAGCTAAAAGAAAGGAACTGGGACACAGTGGAGAGAAGCAAAGGATTTGTTTAAATTATGCAAAGTGATTGACAGTCGGGGCTACTTTAATCTGGATAAATAAGGAGAGGACAAAAAggacacacagcagaggataCTGCTCTTTTATTGGATTGGTGCATTTCCCTTGGATTTCTCACTTCCCTCCTCCTGgactgacagcagaggaggaggcagagccgCCACCGCCGCAGGGATGAAGTTCAACTACCACGTACCGGCGTCAACGTACACACGCACCTCACAGTACACACCAACCTACCACACGCCTACAAACTACACCCCATCACAATACACACCAACGCAGTACAAATCCTCATACACATCCACGACAAAGTACACCCCAACGCAGTACAGCACAACACAGTACACTCCGTCATACCACACGTCCACATACAAAAGTGCACCAACATACATCCCTTCATATACCAAGGAGCCACGGTACCGCTCAACACGTCGCACGCAGGCACAGGAGCCTCCTGCACCTGTCGCACCGGTCACACCTGCAAAGAGAACAGTGCACTTCCCCAATGACATCATCTTCCAGGATATTGTCAGACGGGGAGATCTGGAGCAAATCGGTCGGTTCATGAGGGCGAGGAAGGTCCGTGTGGATACAATCTTCCACTCAGGTCAGTTCAACTCCCACAGCTTCTACTTTACTGCAGCAATATTCCCTGGAGACATTCAAAACCCCCATAAACTAATCAGATGCAACATTAGAAACAATGTCGTCatcatttgctgctgctgcagaggactCATTTAGTTTTGTGTGCAGGTATGGCAGCGCTACATGAAGCCGTGCTGACAGGAGACATGGAGGTGGTGAAGCTGCTGGTGAAATATGGCGCTGATGTTCATCAGAGGGACGAGGACGGATGGACGCCACTTCACATGGCGTGCAGCGACGGCTACCCAGAAATTGCTCGGTAATAATGTAACTTTTTTCACCCTTGAGTGACATAGACTAAGTTATTTCCTGTACATTCTTCATCTTCTCATTTCTGAAAagcaaaataaagtttgattttaaCATAGTAAGGAACAATTTAGTTTGGGATTTGAAACCAAAATACTAATTGACCACAACAGCCTGACTAGAACCAACAATATCTGTAGTTTCTTAATAATAGtagtttgaatttgaatattggCAGTATGTATTAAAAGTGGCTgaacataatgaaaaaatatttatgaaacaGTGACAATTGAACCTTCACAATACACAAAACATGGTTTTCAGCATAAAGCAAAACAGGGTAGAGAATTTTTAAAACCCAAATatcaagatgttttgttttatttatagccAGAGGAAGAAGTGATGGTCATAAACTGATCCACaatatttaaagctgctttatAGCTACAAGTTATGACACTTGTCTTATTCTGAAGTCTCTGAGTTAAGACAgtgataaaacacagacactgaagaAGATCAGTTgaacaaatgataaataatctCATGCTTACGTGTTTTAAGAGAATCCCTCAATCCTTCAACAATCCTGTACTTTGCTCTCCACAGTTACCTGCTGTCGATAGGAGccagcacagaggcagagaatGAAAACGGAGAGAAGCCCGCAGACCTCATCGACCCAGACTGCAAAGAACTGGCCCAACTGTTTGAGACTGGCTGTGTGTGACCGGCCCCCATATGGACCCAAGCGGGAACAGAGACGACAGAACGATGAGCTCAGGCCCACAGACGAAAACGTTCAGGCCACAATCACTGATCCTGTAAAGTGAGATGTTGGGTCTGTTTGTTGGCTTCAGGCGTGTAGGACACCTTACTtcgagatttttttttattatagccATGAGGCAATATTCAATTGAGCTGCCTTTCGGTTTCTggtcatatttaatttaactttattttgtgaatttgtgtaTTTCTCATAGTGTCTGTGGTATGTCTGTATTCTTTACTCACATGTCATGTACCACAAGGTCAAGGATGTGTCACTGAAATGTCGTCTTGACACGTGACGTATGATCCTCTCTGAAGAAAATTAGATTCGTTTCAATCCTTGTGTATTTTCCAGCACTGTATCTGTGTTAGTGTTTATCAGTTAGGTAGGTTGCACTGTGCAGCCTCCATGTTGATTTAAATCTGCAGCACTGAATTGGGGACGTTAGACGTTGGTGTCTTACACAAAGAGTGATGTATCCTCACTGCTGGGCAGAGAGAGGATCCACATTAATAGTTAATACTTCACTGATAGGTCAggaattgaagaaaaaaaaagattatgcTGCACAAGCACTTCTTCTGCTGCAGTATTTCTTCCCTAATGAATTGCTGGTGTTTTTTCCGTAGTAGAAATGCAATTATCAGCAATGAAAGTCTTATAATTGTCTctacaataattatttttgtacattttcataaaataaagaaaccTTTTATAAACATATGACTGACTTGCAAGTGTGTCTGTTTAAGCGCCATCGCTCCAAACTGTAGCTTTTCCCTGATCCTCCTTTCTGATGTGTAATGCAATGCTACAGTGGAACAAAAATATTTTGGTCCCTCAGCTGTGGTCCGGTGTATTTGCAGCTGCTTTTTTTATTAGGGTTATACATGGAAACACAAATGTGACACATCTGACATGAAACATAATGCAACAATGGAAAAAAGCATTCTGTCGTTTaggtttttcattaaaatagaaagtaataaaagtaaatgagaAAAGACAATGTACATGAACCACTAAACTGTAGGTGGGTGGACTTATAGtatttcttttgaaaatgtttgtctcCTCCACACTTTTTTAATCGAGAAAACTGTATTGTATATTATTGTGGTAATTTGtctacacatttttaaatcatatcatatcttattttattttatctaataATATAATCTcttgtatattatattacattatattacattacattatattacattatattacattatattacattatattatatcagTATAATCATGAGGGGTCTTTCACTTCCGTGTCCTCTCCCGGAAATGATTCGTTGGCATTGGCAACGTTTTAGCAGGTCTAACGGCGAACACAGTCTCTGAATAAAGAAAGCGAAAGGAGAGGTAATAAAAAGAGGTTGGTTGGATATTTTAACTCTATGTTCTCTATCGGGTGGATTTATTTGATCAGTACCGGGTTAAAATGTCCTCCTGGGGAATCTTTTTACACCGGCAACGCTGGTGGAAATATTAGCTGTTTTAAGCTAACGTTACGACAAGACAATGCAAATCACCAGCTAGCAGGCTAAAGTTAGCCCCCACACAACTATCGTGTCAGCAGATCCCCAGTTTGCTGTCGTCCCCCCCCCCGGGGACgcagctgcagggaaacacagacccgaccgcccccccccccaccccccaacccATCACACACGATGTTAGAGACCAGGTGCTGTGTTTCATTGTGAGAGCTGGAGCTGTAGTCAACAACACTGGGCTAAAGTGTGTAGCCTGTTCCCAACACTGCTGAAGCTACTTCAGTCCAAAAAAACGTAAACAACAACCCGGTTCGTCCATTTCCTGTGTGATCTCTGGCTGCTTCGATACAAGTGAACAGTAACAACGTTGAGTTCACTCCACGAGCTGTAACTGGGGTTGTTTTCACTTCTCACGATCCATCAGAGGATGTGGATGAGTAGGAAGCTAACACTGTAAACTCAGGGAGCTAACTAGCAGtcatttactgctgctgctactaACTCAGCTCCATGTAAATGTAGATGTTAGGATGCAATGTTCAGATCCGACCATTGAGTATGAAAACCACAGTTTACAAGGAAAACATCTGTGTTAAAGTTCAAGTAAAATtaagtacaataaaaaaaacttccacAGTAAATAATCTAGTATTAGTAAAGCATTAAACGTAAACATGCACATAACTCTGATAAGTAATAGTAACAAAGGAGTAATAATGAAATAAGTTTTGTCATTATTGAGTAATTTGCCTATAATTAACTGGTTTACTTTTTATATAATCCTGATTTAGTAGAGCCAAAATGGATGCCTTCACATGTTTTGTTGGGTTGTTTGACAAAGAGtccaaatatcccaaaatatCAAGTTTACAGTGATGAAAAGTAGCTCGTTAGAGAGGCTGGAATCAGATAACTTCAGGGGTTTCattatttttggttgaaaatgttcattattgttCAAAACAGTTGCTGATTGTATTTCTTTGGATcagttaatcaatcaatcaagtaaTCAAGTAGTCGGCTCTATATCGttgtaatacattttaattagattCTTACTAATGCATTTTAGCTATCTTATGTAGTTATTGTTGTCATTGTGGATTAACCAGCAGTTTATTGTCCTGGTTTGTAAACATAATGAGTTTTGTGCCTTCACAATTATCCAGAGCCATTAGTGACACCTTCATAAAGCTTGTTATTCAAACCTCAAAACTATTACattcttttttaattctctaAATGAAATGAAGCAGATCTCCACATTTGGAGAAAGTGGAGTCCCTTTTACAATTAAAAGTTACCAGTGATGTAAATCCGTCATTTGACTTATAGATTATTCACTAGTAGTTTCAGCTctcttttgtaattttattccCTCTAAAGTAACTTGTACCTAAAGCAAAGCAAAGAGCATTCTCTCCAAAATGttgcatgaaaaatattctcAAGTGAATTGCATACGTCACTAAATTGTACTTAGATACAGTTtgtaagtaaatgtacttggtTACATGACATTAATGTTAGAAACTGGCTTATTGGATCATGTGGGATGCTAAagttgtctttgttgttgttgttttttttataagaatCCAGTTGAGGACTTCTAGACCTTTGTATCCTTCACATCCACTCACCATagaggagcgaggagcgagTACAGACTGCAAACAGAATGACCAGGTGGGTAAAAAAGTCTCTGCACTTCAGTGCTCATGCAAATGTTCAAATTGTTTAAACAATGGTCATTGTAGCTTTGTCAAATGTAATTATAGGTATGCACAGTGTTGGGCCTTTGACATTTAGTTTGCAGTAAACTGATAAATTATATGaatttctgtttgtgctgctaatgttgctgttttcatgtttatcaAGCTCATCTGCTCCCAGGATGGTGAATAGTTACAAGCGGACTTCAAGCCCCCGATCGCCCACTAACACTGGGGAGCTCTTCACCCCTGCACACGAGGAAAATGTGCGCTTTATACATGATAGTAAGTTTACTCACGATTTATTGACAGtgttgaatatttcatttaaaacgaAAACATTTGTCTTGTGTAACCTCATCTCTTACAGCTTAAATctagagacttgtttttaaatataattgttGATGCACTGAACCAAAGAGACTCCTTTTTAATAACAttaatgtgtgcatgtgttacaTTATTTGTATCGTAGTCCATCCTAAATATAACATTGTAGAATCATATCTTAAAGTCGGGAGTGAGCTTTCTCTCCTTAGGCCACACTAAACAGTCGTACATTTTCTTGAGTTTGCATAAAGTGTTACTTACCAAAACACATTGATCTGTCCTTGAGGTCATGAGGTCTCCAATATTGCCAGACATTGCTGCACATCTTGACGTGAAACCATGTGGTGGTGATATCTTCTGGATAAAGACTCACTATCTAGTCTCTGTGGAAGTTTAGAAACCTGTAAA
This window harbors:
- the ppp1r27a gene encoding protein phosphatase 1 regulatory subunit 27, giving the protein MKFNYHVPASTYTRTSQYTPTYHTPTNYTPSQYTPTQYKSSYTSTTKYTPTQYSTTQYTPSYHTSTYKSAPTYIPSYTKEPRYRSTRRTQAQEPPAPVAPVTPAKRTVHFPNDIIFQDIVRRGDLEQIGRFMRARKVRVDTIFHSGMAALHEAVLTGDMEVVKLLVKYGADVHQRDEDGWTPLHMACSDGYPEIARYLLSIGASTEAENENGEKPADLIDPDCKELAQLFETGCV